Proteins from one Shewanella pealeana ATCC 700345 genomic window:
- the sstT gene encoding serine/threonine transporter SstT: MNQKPSLFARLADGSLVLQILVGIIAGVILATVSKSGAESVAFLGQLFVGALKAIAPILVFILVAASIANQKKNAKTNMRPIVILYLFGTFSAAVTAVLMSFAFPTTLALTLDAAQASPPEGIGEVIHTLLFQLVDNPVNAVITGNYIGILAWGVGLGLALHHATDSTKLVFADVSHGVSQMVRFIIRLAPIGIFGLVSSTFATTGFSAIAGYMHLLLVLLGAMAIMALIINPAIVFFKIRRNPYPLVFTCLRESGVTAFFTRSSAANIPVNMALCEKLKLHEDTYSVSIPLGATINMGGAAITITILTLAAANSMGIQVDILTAILLSVVAGVSACGASGVAGGSLLLIPLACSLFGISNDVAMQVVAVGFIIGVIQDSAETGLNSSTDVIFTAAACEAAERKENA; the protein is encoded by the coding sequence ATGAATCAAAAACCATCTTTGTTTGCCCGTTTGGCAGACGGCAGTTTAGTGTTACAAATTCTTGTAGGTATTATCGCTGGCGTTATTTTAGCAACCGTATCTAAATCCGGTGCTGAAAGTGTTGCGTTTTTAGGTCAGCTTTTTGTTGGTGCCTTAAAAGCAATCGCACCGATTTTAGTCTTTATCTTAGTAGCGGCATCGATTGCCAACCAAAAGAAAAATGCTAAAACCAATATGCGTCCAATTGTGATTCTGTATCTATTTGGTACTTTTTCGGCTGCGGTCACCGCTGTGTTGATGAGCTTTGCATTTCCGACCACACTAGCATTAACGCTAGATGCTGCTCAGGCAAGCCCACCAGAAGGGATCGGTGAAGTGATTCATACCTTGTTGTTTCAGCTAGTCGATAACCCAGTTAATGCGGTAATAACGGGTAACTATATCGGTATTCTAGCCTGGGGTGTAGGTCTAGGTTTAGCGCTACACCATGCAACAGATTCTACTAAGCTTGTGTTCGCCGATGTGAGCCATGGTGTATCGCAGATGGTGCGCTTTATTATTCGTTTAGCACCTATTGGTATTTTTGGTTTAGTATCATCAACATTTGCTACCACAGGCTTTAGCGCAATAGCGGGTTATATGCATCTGCTTCTCGTTCTTCTTGGGGCAATGGCGATCATGGCGCTGATCATAAACCCTGCGATTGTGTTTTTTAAAATACGCCGTAACCCATATCCACTAGTGTTTACTTGTCTTCGTGAAAGTGGCGTAACAGCCTTCTTCACTCGCTCAAGTGCGGCGAATATTCCAGTGAATATGGCGTTATGTGAAAAGCTAAAACTGCATGAAGATACATACTCGGTTTCTATCCCTCTAGGCGCAACCATCAACATGGGTGGCGCAGCGATTACGATTACTATCCTAACGCTTGCGGCAGCCAACTCTATGGGCATTCAAGTGGATATTCTTACTGCCATTTTGCTAAGTGTTGTAGCGGGTGTTTCTGCTTGTGGTGCATCGGGTGTTGCTGGTGGCTCACTGTTACTGATTCCATTGGCATGTAGCCTGTTTGGTATTTCAAATGATGTAGCCATGCAGGTTGTTGCAGTAGGCTTTATCATTGGTGTTATCCAAGATTCGGCTGAAACGGGTCTTAACAGTTCGACAGACGTTATCTTTACCGCGGCAGCTTGTGAAGCGGCAGAGAGAAAAGAAAACGCTTAA
- a CDS encoding Gfo/Idh/MocA family protein, with the protein MKLNRRHFLKTAGLSAAGILTSQLPLSSAEAVPKKPAAGPSVMGLVVPKMDTVRVGFIGVGQRGSGHVKHFCHLDGVEIKAICDTDPQVLDESIQFVTTQGLPKPAQYTGSEQAYKDLLNRDDIDIVIISTPWEWHAPMAINTMESGKHAFVEVPLALTVDECWQIVDTAERTQKNCMMMENVNYGRDELMVLNMVRQGLFGELLHGEAAYIHELRWQMKEIDSKTGSWRTYWHTKRNGNLYPTHGLGPVSQYMNINRGDRFDYLTSMSSPALGRGLYAKREFPADHERNQLDYINGDINTSLIKTVKGRTIMVQHDTTTPRPYSRHNLIQGTNGVFAGFPNRIAIEQAGSDSYHKWDMDMAKWYAKYDHPLWLQMGQEAERNGGHGGMDFLMLWRMVYCLRNSEPLDQDVYDGTAWSVVNILSQESVNNRSNSVNFPDFTRGAWKTGKPLGIIGT; encoded by the coding sequence ATGAAACTTAATCGCCGACATTTTTTGAAAACAGCCGGTCTCTCAGCAGCAGGGATCCTCACCTCGCAACTTCCATTATCATCTGCAGAAGCTGTTCCCAAAAAGCCCGCTGCTGGCCCGTCAGTAATGGGTTTAGTCGTGCCCAAAATGGATACTGTTAGAGTTGGCTTTATCGGTGTAGGTCAACGCGGTTCGGGCCATGTAAAACATTTTTGTCATCTAGATGGGGTTGAGATCAAAGCCATTTGCGATACCGATCCCCAAGTATTAGACGAATCGATTCAATTCGTAACGACTCAAGGACTCCCTAAGCCAGCCCAATATACGGGCAGTGAACAAGCCTATAAAGATTTACTTAATCGCGATGACATCGATATTGTGATTATCTCGACCCCATGGGAGTGGCATGCTCCCATGGCCATCAACACCATGGAGAGTGGCAAGCACGCCTTTGTTGAGGTGCCCCTAGCGTTGACCGTCGATGAGTGCTGGCAAATCGTCGACACCGCAGAACGTACCCAGAAGAATTGCATGATGATGGAAAACGTTAACTACGGAAGAGACGAATTGATGGTACTCAATATGGTTCGTCAGGGCTTATTTGGCGAATTGCTCCATGGAGAGGCCGCTTATATCCATGAACTTCGCTGGCAGATGAAGGAGATCGACAGCAAAACGGGTTCTTGGCGTACATACTGGCACACTAAACGAAATGGCAACCTGTATCCAACCCATGGTTTAGGCCCAGTTTCCCAGTATATGAATATTAATCGCGGTGACAGATTCGATTATCTGACTTCGATGAGCTCCCCAGCTCTGGGTCGTGGCTTATACGCAAAGCGTGAATTCCCAGCCGATCATGAACGCAACCAGCTCGACTACATCAACGGTGATATCAATACCTCTCTTATAAAAACGGTAAAAGGCCGTACCATCATGGTTCAGCACGATACTACGACCCCACGCCCCTATAGTCGTCACAACCTTATTCAAGGCACTAATGGCGTGTTTGCGGGCTTTCCTAACCGCATCGCTATTGAACAGGCAGGCTCTGATAGCTACCACAAGTGGGATATGGATATGGCAAAATGGTATGCCAAGTATGATCACCCTCTATGGCTACAGATGGGACAAGAAGCTGAGCGTAATGGGGGGCATGGCGGCATGGACTTTTTAATGCTGTGGCGCATGGTCTATTGCTTAAGAAATAGCGAACCATTAGATCAAGATGTTTATGACGGTACAGCTTGGTCTGTAGTGAATATTCTCAGCCAAGAGTCGGTCAATAACCGCAGTAACTCGGTGAATTTTCCAGACTTCACTCGCGGAGCATGGAAAACGGGGAAGCCTCTCGGTATTATCGGCACTTAA
- a CDS encoding RluA family pseudouridine synthase, with product MQIFSYKPPSIPWLDIRYLDRDIIVINKPSGLLSNPGIAEYTHDCALTRLQQRFKDCILVHRLDCATSGIMVFARNKKAESNLKTQFQDRQTQKTYIAEVDGIFKLQSGVIELSIAADKLNPPKQMVSELGKAAITHYKVLQQKPHSTLVELKPVTGRTHQLRVHMLAIGHPILGDDFYGSEQVMSAAKRLQLHAQSLSFTHPYSGKAMHFNSVHPF from the coding sequence ATGCAAATATTTAGCTATAAGCCCCCCAGTATTCCTTGGTTAGATATCCGTTATCTCGACCGAGATATTATCGTAATCAATAAGCCATCAGGTTTGCTATCAAATCCAGGGATCGCTGAATACACCCACGATTGTGCACTCACACGCCTGCAACAGCGATTTAAAGACTGCATACTTGTGCACCGCTTAGACTGCGCAACGTCAGGCATCATGGTATTTGCTCGTAACAAGAAAGCCGAGTCAAACCTAAAAACCCAGTTTCAAGATAGACAAACACAGAAGACTTACATCGCAGAGGTTGATGGTATATTCAAACTGCAAAGTGGTGTGATTGAATTGTCTATTGCTGCAGATAAACTCAATCCACCAAAGCAGATGGTCAGTGAGTTAGGCAAGGCTGCGATAACACATTATAAAGTTTTACAACAAAAACCTCACAGCACTCTTGTCGAACTCAAACCTGTCACGGGGAGAACCCACCAACTAAGGGTGCATATGTTAGCTATAGGACACCCCATTTTAGGTGATGATTTTTATGGTTCTGAGCAAGTGATGAGTGCCGCGAAACGTTTGCAACTGCATGCACAAAGCTTAAGCTTTACTCACCCTTACTCAGGTAAAGCGATGCACTTTAACAGTGTGCATCCATTCTAA
- a CDS encoding acyl carrier protein phosphodiesterase codes for MNFLAHLHLADNSQTSLAANIAGDFAKGSIEHFPKHLQQGIWLHRQIDQLTDSHEITKELLTLFPKTLTRAAPIIIDLSFDHMLAKYWDEYHHQSLEEFAIKAYDAIDECKDLPEQLVSIAPKIRQEDWLVAYQTRKGLNQTLASVAKRVSKPEIFNGAQECVKKLDTEIEIAFRTFYPQLMAYSRLWTRNTPPEYL; via the coding sequence ATGAACTTTCTTGCACACCTGCACCTAGCAGACAATAGCCAAACCTCATTGGCAGCCAATATTGCCGGCGACTTTGCAAAAGGCAGCATCGAACATTTCCCTAAACATCTTCAGCAAGGAATATGGCTACATCGACAAATAGATCAGCTTACCGATAGCCATGAAATCACCAAAGAGCTACTCACTCTTTTCCCCAAGACATTAACTCGTGCTGCACCGATTATTATTGACTTAAGTTTCGACCATATGCTGGCTAAATATTGGGACGAATATCATCACCAAAGTCTTGAGGAGTTCGCTATTAAAGCCTATGACGCCATTGATGAGTGTAAAGATCTCCCCGAGCAATTGGTATCAATAGCCCCTAAGATCCGTCAAGAGGACTGGCTTGTGGCTTATCAAACCCGTAAAGGTCTCAATCAAACCCTCGCGTCTGTTGCTAAACGAGTCTCTAAGCCTGAGATTTTCAACGGGGCTCAAGAATGCGTGAAAAAACTTGATACTGAAATAGAAATAGCCTTTCGTACCTTCTATCCTCAGCTGATGGCATATAGCCGTTTATGGACACGTAACACCCCACCAGAGTATCTGTAA
- the queA gene encoding tRNA preQ1(34) S-adenosylmethionine ribosyltransferase-isomerase QueA, which yields MRVADYSFELPDELIARYPTAERTASRLLSLDGNSGQLADLQFTDILEQVNPGDLMVFNNTRVIPARMFGTKQSGGKLEILVERMLDDKRVLAHVRCSKSPKVDSIVCLDGGYEMVMLARHDALFELSLQSDKTILEVLEEVGHMPLPPYIDRPDEDADKERYQTVYNQNPGAVAAPTAGLHFDDAILAALKAKGVNTAFVTLHVGAGTFQPVRVDNILDHKMHSEWAEVPQTVVDLIGETKARGNRVIAVGTTSVRSLESAAKASQGVLQSFSGDTDIFIYPGYQFQVVDAMVTNFHLPESTLIMLLSAFAGFDEVKNAYQHAIAQKYRFFSYGDAMFVTKKAN from the coding sequence ATGCGCGTTGCAGATTATTCTTTCGAACTCCCAGATGAGTTAATTGCCCGTTACCCAACGGCAGAGCGGACAGCGTCCCGGCTGCTATCTCTTGACGGTAATAGTGGTCAGTTGGCAGATCTGCAATTTACCGATATTTTGGAGCAAGTCAATCCAGGCGATTTAATGGTGTTCAATAATACCCGGGTTATTCCTGCGCGTATGTTTGGCACTAAGCAGTCGGGTGGTAAATTGGAGATCTTAGTCGAGCGTATGCTTGATGATAAAAGAGTTCTTGCCCATGTTCGTTGTTCTAAGTCGCCTAAAGTCGATTCAATTGTCTGCCTTGATGGTGGCTACGAGATGGTCATGCTCGCTAGACATGACGCTTTATTTGAACTGTCGCTGCAAAGTGATAAGACCATCTTAGAAGTACTCGAAGAAGTCGGCCATATGCCGCTACCACCTTATATCGATAGACCGGATGAAGATGCGGATAAAGAGCGCTATCAAACGGTTTACAACCAAAACCCTGGTGCGGTTGCAGCGCCGACAGCCGGTCTGCACTTTGATGATGCTATACTTGCAGCACTGAAAGCAAAGGGCGTAAACACTGCATTTGTCACCTTGCATGTTGGCGCAGGTACCTTCCAGCCAGTGCGAGTCGATAATATTCTCGATCATAAAATGCATTCTGAGTGGGCCGAAGTGCCACAAACTGTGGTGGATTTAATTGGTGAGACAAAAGCGAGAGGCAATCGCGTCATTGCCGTTGGCACTACATCGGTGCGTTCACTAGAAAGTGCAGCTAAAGCATCACAAGGTGTATTACAGTCATTTAGTGGTGACACAGATATCTTTATTTATCCTGGATATCAGTTCCAAGTGGTCGATGCCATGGTGACAAACTTCCACCTACCAGAGTCGACACTCATCATGTTGCTGAGTGCCTTTGCTGGCTTCGATGAGGTAAAAAACGCCTATCAGCACGCGATTGCTCAAAAATACCGCTTCTTTAGCTATGGTGACGCCATGTTTGTGACCAAAAAAGCGAACTAA
- the tgt gene encoding tRNA guanosine(34) transglycosylase Tgt produces the protein MKFELDTTQGRARRGRLIFERGTVETPAFMPVGTYGTVKGMTPEEVRETGADILLGNTFHLWLRPGEEIMRKHGDLHDFMNWQRPILTDSGGFQVFSLGDIRKITEEGVHFRSPINGEKIFLDPEKSMQIQDSLGSDVVMIFDECTPYPATEDEARKSMQMSLRWAQRSRDEFDRLENPNSLFGIIQGGVYEDLRDESLNGLVDIGFDGYAVGGLAVGEPKEDMHRILEHVCPKIPADKPRYLMGVGKPEDLVEGVRRGVDMFDCVMPTRNARNGHLFTSEGVIKIRNARHRDDTSPLDDKCDCYTCKNYSRAYLYHLDRCNEILGARLNTIHNLRYYQRLMEGLRGAIETGTLDAFVTEFYTSQGREVPEVPELSD, from the coding sequence ATGAAATTTGAATTAGATACAACTCAAGGCCGCGCACGTCGTGGTCGTTTGATTTTTGAACGTGGTACGGTTGAAACGCCAGCGTTTATGCCTGTCGGTACTTACGGTACCGTTAAAGGTATGACGCCTGAAGAAGTGCGCGAAACTGGCGCAGACATTCTGCTTGGTAATACTTTCCACCTTTGGTTACGTCCAGGTGAAGAGATTATGCGTAAGCATGGCGACTTGCATGACTTCATGAATTGGCAACGTCCTATTTTGACCGACTCGGGTGGATTCCAGGTTTTTAGCTTGGGTGATATTCGTAAGATCACTGAAGAAGGCGTTCATTTCCGCTCACCAATTAACGGTGAAAAGATTTTCTTGGACCCAGAAAAGTCGATGCAAATTCAAGACTCATTAGGCAGCGATGTAGTAATGATTTTTGACGAATGCACCCCGTACCCGGCAACTGAGGACGAAGCTCGTAAATCGATGCAGATGTCACTTCGTTGGGCGCAGCGTTCACGCGATGAGTTTGACAGACTTGAAAACCCGAACTCTTTGTTCGGTATTATTCAAGGCGGTGTTTATGAAGACCTTCGTGACGAAAGCCTAAATGGCTTAGTCGACATTGGTTTTGATGGATACGCTGTTGGTGGTTTAGCAGTTGGCGAGCCAAAGGAAGACATGCACCGCATTCTTGAGCATGTTTGTCCAAAAATTCCAGCTGATAAACCTCGTTATTTGATGGGGGTCGGTAAGCCAGAAGATTTAGTTGAAGGCGTACGTCGCGGCGTGGACATGTTCGATTGTGTTATGCCAACACGAAATGCTCGTAACGGTCATCTGTTTACCAGTGAAGGTGTTATTAAGATCCGTAATGCACGTCATCGCGATGATACTTCACCACTCGATGATAAGTGTGATTGTTATACCTGTAAGAACTACTCTCGGGCATACCTTTACCACTTAGATCGTTGTAATGAGATTCTAGGTGCTCGATTAAACACCATTCATAACCTTCGCTATTACCAAAGATTGATGGAAGGTTTGCGTGGCGCTATCGAGACAGGTACATTAGACGCCTTTGTTACGGAATTCTATACCAGCCAAGGTCGAGAAGTACCTGAAGTTCCTGAATTATCCGATTAA
- the yajC gene encoding preprotein translocase subunit YajC — protein MFISNAYAADAPVGGAGGTMELIFMLVIFGLIFYFMIFRPQSKRVKEHKNLMSSLSKGDEVLTSGGILGKIAKISDENDYVLLTINETSEITIKKDYIAAVLPKGSIKSL, from the coding sequence ATGTTTATTTCAAACGCATATGCAGCTGATGCACCTGTTGGTGGCGCTGGTGGTACGATGGAACTGATTTTCATGTTGGTCATCTTTGGCCTAATTTTTTACTTCATGATTTTCCGTCCACAATCTAAGCGCGTTAAAGAGCACAAGAACCTAATGAGCTCTTTGAGCAAAGGTGATGAAGTGCTAACAAGCGGTGGTATTTTAGGTAAGATCGCCAAAATTAGTGATGAAAACGACTACGTTTTGTTGACTATCAACGAGACGAGTGAAATCACGATTAAGAAGGATTATATTGCGGCCGTATTGCCAAAAGGCTCTATTAAGTCACTTTAA
- the secD gene encoding protein translocase subunit SecD produces MLNKYPMWKNLMVIIIISIGAFYAIPNLFGEDHAVQVVATRGAEVSASTMSTVNEVLKSKGIAVKRSELENGQLLVRVNNGEEQLLAKEAISDALGDKYTVALNLAPATPEWLEAMGGSPMKLGLDLRGGVHFLMEVDMGEAIRKMTEAKVADFRTDLRAEKIRYAGIRNGAKGIEIKFRDAETLTKAENFLKSRSNDMVFQDKTVGDDYVLVANPSEAYLKQIKEEALQQNITTLRNRVNELGVAEPVVQRQGAERIIVELPGVQDTARAKEILSATASIEFHMVDEKADVQAAMSGRVPAGSELYQRRTGGPVVLKKAVMLTGDHIQGAQPSFDEYSRPQVAINLDAKGGSIFSNVTKDNIGKPMATLFIEYKDTGEKNADGSVKMKKIEEVISVATIQARLGRNFVITGLEHAEAQNLALLLRAGALIAPVYIVEERTIGPSLGKENIDNGMQAMIWGMAVVLIFMLVYYRGFGLIANLALTANLVMVVGVMSMIPGAVLTLPGIAGMVLTVGMAVDGNVLIYERIREELRNGRSVQQAIHEGYGNAFSTIADANITTFMTALILFAVGTGAVKGFAVTLMIGIATSMFTCIVGTRSIVNAIWGGKRVKKLSI; encoded by the coding sequence GTGTTGAATAAATACCCGATGTGGAAAAACCTAATGGTGATAATCATTATCTCCATAGGTGCATTCTATGCGATACCAAACCTTTTCGGTGAAGACCACGCAGTTCAAGTGGTAGCCACACGAGGAGCAGAGGTCTCAGCGTCGACAATGTCGACAGTAAATGAAGTATTAAAGAGCAAAGGAATCGCTGTTAAGCGTTCTGAGCTTGAAAATGGTCAGTTGTTAGTACGTGTAAATAATGGTGAAGAGCAATTACTTGCTAAAGAAGCGATTAGCGATGCGTTAGGCGACAAGTACACCGTAGCACTAAACTTAGCTCCAGCGACTCCAGAGTGGCTTGAGGCCATGGGCGGTTCGCCGATGAAACTAGGTTTGGACTTACGTGGTGGTGTTCACTTCTTAATGGAAGTGGATATGGGCGAAGCGATTCGTAAGATGACCGAAGCCAAGGTTGCAGACTTCAGAACTGATTTACGAGCTGAGAAAATTCGCTACGCGGGTATTCGTAATGGCGCCAAAGGCATCGAGATTAAGTTTCGCGATGCCGAGACTTTAACGAAAGCTGAAAACTTTCTTAAGTCTCGCAGCAATGACATGGTCTTCCAAGACAAGACTGTTGGCGATGACTATGTCCTTGTTGCTAATCCAAGTGAAGCTTATTTAAAGCAGATTAAAGAGGAAGCACTACAGCAAAACATCACTACACTACGTAACCGTGTAAACGAGCTAGGTGTGGCTGAACCTGTTGTGCAACGTCAAGGTGCTGAACGTATTATCGTTGAGCTACCAGGTGTTCAAGATACTGCTCGCGCGAAAGAAATTTTGAGTGCGACAGCATCGATTGAATTCCATATGGTTGACGAGAAAGCCGATGTTCAAGCTGCAATGAGTGGCCGTGTGCCTGCGGGGTCTGAGCTTTATCAGCGCCGTACCGGTGGTCCAGTTGTCTTGAAAAAAGCGGTTATGTTGACCGGTGATCATATTCAAGGTGCGCAGCCTAGCTTTGACGAATATAGCCGTCCGCAAGTCGCAATTAACCTTGATGCGAAAGGTGGTTCAATTTTCTCTAACGTGACTAAAGACAACATCGGTAAGCCGATGGCAACGCTATTTATCGAGTATAAAGATACCGGTGAAAAGAATGCTGACGGTAGCGTTAAGATGAAGAAGATTGAGGAAGTGATTTCGGTTGCTACCATTCAAGCGCGTCTTGGTCGTAACTTTGTTATCACAGGTCTTGAGCATGCTGAAGCACAGAACCTAGCGTTATTGCTACGTGCTGGTGCGCTAATTGCTCCTGTTTATATCGTTGAAGAACGTACCATTGGTCCAAGCCTTGGTAAGGAAAACATCGACAACGGTATGCAAGCCATGATCTGGGGTATGGCTGTTGTACTTATCTTCATGTTGGTTTATTACCGTGGCTTTGGTCTTATTGCTAACTTAGCGCTAACCGCTAACTTAGTGATGGTTGTGGGCGTAATGTCTATGATCCCTGGCGCAGTATTAACCCTACCTGGTATTGCTGGTATGGTGTTAACTGTAGGTATGGCGGTTGATGGTAACGTACTGATTTACGAGCGTATTCGTGAAGAACTTCGTAACGGTCGTAGCGTACAGCAAGCGATTCATGAAGGATACGGTAACGCATTCTCAACTATCGCCGATGCGAACATCACTACCTTTATGACGGCGCTTATCTTATTTGCCGTAGGTACGGGAGCTGTGAAAGGCTTCGCGGTGACCTTAATGATCGGTATCGCCACTTCTATGTTTACTTGTATCGTAGGTACACGCTCAATCGTGAATGCGATATGGGGTGGTAAACGCGTGAAGAAACTGTCTATTTAA
- the secF gene encoding protein translocase subunit SecF, giving the protein MLQVLNVKGTVNFLRHALPISILSAVLVLGSIVTLATKGINWGLDFTGGTVVELEFSKPADLNAIRTNLSSESVAGALVQNFGSSRDVLIRLPVKDDFKSEDQVNDVMAAVTQLDSAVIQKRVEFVGPQVGKELAEQGGLAVLVALICILIYVSFRFEWRLALGSVAALAHDVIVTLGVFSLLQLEFDLTVLAGLLTVVGYSLNDTIVVFDRIRENFLKLRKSLPEEVVNISITQTMSRTIITTGTTLVVVVALFLKGGTMIHGFATALLMGIFVGTFSSIYVASFLAIKLGINREHMMPVEIEKEGADQDTLMP; this is encoded by the coding sequence ATGTTACAGGTTTTAAATGTTAAAGGTACAGTCAACTTCCTGCGTCACGCACTTCCTATCAGTATTTTATCTGCTGTGTTAGTGCTAGGTTCGATTGTGACCTTAGCAACAAAAGGTATTAACTGGGGATTAGACTTCACCGGTGGTACCGTTGTTGAGCTTGAATTTTCTAAGCCCGCTGATTTGAATGCAATTCGCACGAATCTCTCAAGTGAGTCGGTAGCTGGTGCATTGGTACAGAACTTCGGTTCTAGCCGCGATGTGCTTATTCGTCTTCCTGTTAAAGATGACTTTAAGAGTGAAGATCAAGTCAATGACGTAATGGCTGCAGTGACTCAGCTTGACTCTGCTGTTATTCAAAAGCGTGTCGAGTTTGTTGGGCCTCAAGTAGGTAAAGAACTTGCAGAGCAGGGTGGACTAGCGGTTTTAGTCGCTTTGATATGTATTCTTATCTACGTATCTTTCCGTTTCGAATGGCGTCTAGCCTTAGGTTCGGTTGCTGCTTTGGCGCATGACGTCATTGTCACTCTGGGTGTGTTCTCGCTATTGCAGTTAGAGTTCGATCTAACCGTATTAGCTGGTCTGCTAACGGTTGTCGGTTACTCGCTTAACGATACCATCGTTGTATTTGACCGAATTCGAGAGAACTTCCTTAAGCTACGTAAGAGCTTGCCAGAAGAAGTGGTTAATATTTCGATCACTCAGACAATGAGTCGTACCATTATCACAACCGGTACCACTTTGGTTGTGGTTGTAGCCTTGTTCCTTAAAGGCGGCACCATGATCCACGGCTTCGCGACTGCATTGTTGATGGGTATTTTTGTCGGTACTTTCTCATCAATCTATGTGGCGAGCTTCTTGGCTATCAAGCTAGGGATCAATCGTGAGCACATGATGCCAGTTGAAATTGAGAAAGAAGGTGCAGATCAAGACACATTAATGCCTTAA
- a CDS encoding putative signal transducing protein, giving the protein MEEQTRLVAAGNLLEAHTWKGMLEASGIQVELKGEALLGGVGELPTGIQNVELWVAESQYELAKQQMASLNAHCPQWKCVNCHEINESSFELCWNCSAERSEKYS; this is encoded by the coding sequence ATGGAAGAGCAAACACGTTTGGTTGCAGCAGGGAATCTGCTAGAGGCTCATACTTGGAAAGGCATGCTGGAGGCTAGCGGCATACAAGTCGAGTTAAAAGGGGAGGCTTTGCTAGGTGGTGTTGGTGAGTTGCCTACGGGTATTCAAAATGTCGAGCTTTGGGTTGCAGAGAGTCAATATGAGTTAGCAAAGCAACAGATGGCATCGTTAAATGCACACTGTCCACAATGGAAGTGCGTTAATTGCCATGAAATCAATGAATCAAGTTTCGAGCTCTGCTGGAATTGCAGCGCCGAACGCAGTGAGAAGTACAGTTAA